In the Primulina eburnea isolate SZY01 chromosome 15, ASM2296580v1, whole genome shotgun sequence genome, AAAACTCGGGAGCATCATTTATTGCTTTACTTGTttacgttgatgacattatcATCACTGGTCCCTCGGTCCAAGCTATTGACAATGTTAAACACACCTTGCACCAGCAATTCAAGCTCAAGGACCTCGGTCACCTCAAGTATTTCCTTGGTCTTGAGATAGCTCGCTCAGCGACTGGCATTGTCTTGTCTCAACGCAACTATACGTTACAGCTCCTAGAGGATACTGGTTTTCTTGTGTGTAAACCAACGGATGTTCCCATGCATCCCAAAGTCTGCTTAAACTCTATAGACGGAGAAGAGCTTTCTGACATCTCCCATTATCGACAGCTCATTGGCCGGCTTCTTTACCTCACTATATCTCGTCCTGACATTTCTTACGCTGTCCACAAGCTAAGTCAGTTCGTTGCTCGTCCTCGATCCCATCACCTAATGGCTGTTCATCATTTGCTTCGCTATCTTAAAGGTCATCCAAGTCAAGGTTTATTCTATTCTTCCACTTCCTCATTACAAATCAAAGCCTTCTCCGATGCGGATTGGGCTTCTTGTCTTGACTCCAGGAAGTCCACCACAGGTTATTGCATATTTCTCGGTGATTCTCTTATCTCGTGGAAAGCCAAGAAGCAATCCACTGTTGCACGTTCATCCGCTGAAGCTGAATATCGCGCCATGGCTGCAACCACAAGTGAAATTGTCTGGATTCAACAACTATTATCTGAGTTGTCCATCACCATTCCCACCCCGGCTTTGTTATTCTGTGATAATCAAGCAGCTATCCATATTGCGACTAATCCGATGTTTCATGAAAGGACGAAGCACATTGAAATTGATTGTCATTTCGTTCGGGACAAAGTTACTGATGGTTCCCTCAAGCTCTTACCTATTCGCACTCATTTGCAACTAGCAGATATTTTTAACAAACCCTTGCACAAGGCTACGTTGCTCCCTTTACTGTCCAAGATGGCCCTCAAAGACATTTGTTGTCCATCTTGAGGGGGAGTTTTATCCATAGTCAGTTAGTTAATTTATCCATTAAGCATTAGTTAGTCAGTTCACTTGTTTAGTTAGTCAGTTTACTTGCTAATTGTAGCATAAATACAGACTTGTACTGAACAGTTTATTCATTCAGAAATGGGAGAAAACTCTTCCGCATTCTTGCTCTTCACGTAATATTTATCATATTATCATACGAATAGACAATGTCTTATTATGATAAACTAGTTAATTGACCTtaagatttttttaatatacaatTCAAAAACTTCATGCTCACTGTGTTTCAATTCTTAGTATCGATTAACCTAGCTAGTAGGATATATCGTggctaaataataataataataataataataataatagtaataaaatTCTTGGTAGGGTATATATATAatctggaaaaaaaaatatatatatatatatatatctcattaTACATACAAAATCATttgaattcaaaatttgagtttggaaatgttttttttttaatccttATTAGGATATCTCAAATTCGAGATTTTAATAGTAAGTTATAACAAGTTTTTCTCACAACTGATTTTTTTTACTCCACTTGGTTATTCTAATTCCATCAAATGGTCTTCTAGATGCTGAAACGATCATTTCTAAAACGTGGTAAACCACCGTCACTAAAATTCGACGTGCATTAGGTAAATTTCAAACTAATACATTAATCAAACCATACTAGTCAAACTCTGTGTGACAAGTCGTCCGAGAAAATGTTGGTACGAGGAAATCAAATTCCTCATTTTTGAACCAAATATTCATATATTCTACCAATTCAAAACACTCATTTAGAGACCTAAAGCGTCATATTGCatctttttattattaattttggtataaaaaattattacagtAATAACAATGGGGCCGAAATgtaatatatacatattttttgaaaatgtcCTTGGTCCATCTAATAGATAAATCATCGGATTTCTagtgaataattattttttttaaaaaaatttgacatgaaaaataattttttttcataaatgatcaaatataaaatctgtctcacaaaattgatccgtgaaaccgtctcatgaGAGTTTTTGACGTAGATATTCTTTAAATacaatataattttattgttaatttTCACTTACTATTAATATTCTTCGAAATTGTTGTGTGTATGTGATCTAGTAGCAATATTACAAAAATAGGATTTTTGAAATGGAGTTTGAAAAATACTGGTAATAAAAAAAGACAATGAGGAACTCGTAAGAAAATGGAAACCGAAAGAAATCAAGAACTAAATCTCAGACAAAATCAAGATTAAAGAGAAAATCCCCACTTATTACAAGGAATTTTGAAGCCTTGAACCTCAATTCATTCTTTGGGCGGGCCACTTCCTCTTCCGAGAGGGAAAACCTGCCATTTTTACTCCTTTTCCTCGGAACCGAAAAAAGATTCAATCTTTCACACAGAGCACGTGAAAATTACTCATCACTTCATTCTGGCAGCTGTTATGGAGTGATTCATTCCCTTTCCGTACTTTTGTTTTAGCCCTACACTGTTTTTCCTCTACAGAAAACGCTACTTGGCTAGTTTTCACACTACTGGCTGTGTAGGCTTGATTTCTGCCCCATCCCTTATTATGGCTGTTGGAAAAAGTTCCATTATTGAAAGGGAAATTAATTGTGCCGGATCTGTACTTCCCTTCTCTTAGTGCAAAACCAATAATTTTCTTTTTGATTCTTCAATCATATATACGGCCAGAATGTGGGATTGAGGTAGTGTTTATGTTATTATGCTGAGTTTGTTGCTGGGGTTTTCTGGTGGAGTAGTGGCAGTAGTTTGATGGCATCTGTGGAAATGCGCGGTGGAAGTGGTGGCAGAGGTGGGATTGATCCTAGTAACCTGCATTTGAAGAAGGAACTGACACAAATCCGGAAGGCCGCAAAAAATTTAAGGGATCCCGGAACTTCCTCTTCGTGGAGGTCACCGCTGAATTCGGCCTCAGCCCTCACCAAGCATCATTATGTGCATCATCAAAAGAATGTCCtgcttgatttgattgatggTAAAGCCAattcttctttatctgagaAGTGTTTGCAACGGTCATTGAACGTAGAAAGTAATGATCGTAATAGTAATGTCAATGTTGCCAATGATAAGGGCAATGTGAAAGAGAAAGATAAAGAGAAGCTGGTGTTTTTGCATAACTGGAAGATCCAGAAATCTGAGAGCGAAGTAAGTCGCCTGATTGGTGTTGATGATACAGAGAACAGCAAGAATGTAGAGATATTTTTGAATCAAGAAAGTGTTGATGTCGATAACATGAGTGATGGGAGGGATGGTGGTGGGAATGATTCTAAGAGTGATGCTTATTCGAGTGATAGGTGTGCTTCTGCTATCTTTAAGTGTAAAGATACGAGATTTTCTCCATCTATTAGGCGAACTATTAGGAAGAAGTCAAAGAGGAGTAATTATTCTGGTGCCAGCTTGTGGAATCGTAATGAAAAATTGCAAAAGCAGATGCCACTCACGAGAGGCACCAAAAATGTCGTGGAGGGTTCGCCTAGTTTAGGAATAGGGAGGTATGATCTGGCGAGTTTGGTCAATCAGTCAGATGATACTGAAGACTACTCTAACTCCGAAGACTTAAGGAGGGTGTcggcaatttctccattgctagCTAAGCTTAAAAATAAAGGTTGGGCTAATTCACCCACAAAGTTGTTGAGGAGTCACATGAAAGAGGACGACTCTATTTCATACAGTACACCTGCATTGTCGACGAGTTCTTATAATAAACATGGAGTCACAAATCCTAGTATCATTGAGTCTTGGGATGCCACGACGGGATCCATTAATGATGCAGACGATGAAGTGGATGATCAATTGGATTTTCCTGGGAGACAAGGATGTGGAATTCCTTGTTATTGGTCTAGAAGGTCCACGCCAAAGTCTAGAATTGGATGTGGGAGTTGTTCTCCGTCTCTTTCAGATACGTTAAGGATGAAAGGGAGTAGCATCTTATGCGGAAGCCGGATAATGTATCATAAAAGACATCACCGGTCAACCGTGGGATCCAACAAGAGGAGACCGATTTCTATGATTGGTGCTCAAAGTGTTGTCCCCCTTCTCGCCAACGCTGGCAATGGACGAGGAGGATCATCTATGGGAAGTGGAAGTGGAAGTGGGAATAGCGACGACGAAATTTCCACAAATTTTGGGGAGCTTGATATGGAGGCCTTGAGCCGGTTAGATGGAAGGAGGTGGTCATCGAGTTGCAGGAGTCAAGAAGGGTTAGAGTTAGTATCTTTCAATGGGGAAATGCACGAGGAAAGTTCACCTGAAAATGTCCGTAGCCTGTGTCACAGGTGTAGGCCAATGTTTTTTGACGAACTGGTCGGTCAAAATATAGTTGTCCAATCTCTCACAAGTGCAATTAAAAGAGCAAGGATAGCTCCCGTTTATCTTTTCCAAGGTCCTCGTGGAATTGGAAAAACTTCAGCTGCGAGAATTTTTGCCATGGCTTTGAATTGCCTTGCCACTGATGAGTCTAAACCCTGCGGAGTCTGCAGGGAATGCACAGATTCCATATCTGGCAAGAATATGTATCTCAAAGAAGTTGATGGCTCTAGTAAAAAGGGAATCAACAACATTAAAACTCTTTTGAAAAATCTCTCAGTGGTTCATTTATCAGCCCCGTCTCAATACAAGATTTTTATTATTGATGAATGTCATTTGTTGCCCTCAAAGACATGGCTGACTTTTCTCCGACTCCTTGAGAAACTGCAGCCACGGGTAGTTTTCATCCTCGTAACGACGGATATTGACAACTTACCACGCACTATATTGTCACGTTGTCAGAAGCAACTTTTCAGCAAAATTAGCAATGGAGACATAGTCACTCGGCTGAGGAAGATTGCCACTGATGAGAATTTGGATGTTGAATTGGATGCACTAGATTTGATTGCTTCGAATGCTGATGGGTCGTTACGAGATGCTGAAACCATGTTAGACCAGTTGAGTTTGTTTGGAAAAAGAATCTCTATTTCCTTGGTGAATGAGCTGGTAAGTTTGAGTGAGCTTCTTTTCCTTATAGTTTCTCTTTCTTTTAAGTTTTCTGTTACTAAACAATTTTAGAATGTCTGTTGATACAAATGTTCAGAAAAAAATTATCGAATGGCATGTTAATAGGAAACTTCGTACTATTCTTGAATTAGTAGCATAAACGATTAACATGTTAGCAATTCTTTAAAGAACCTTGTGAAAATGTGTTTTTTCTTTTGTAGATTGGGGTCGTTTCTGATGAGAAAATGCTGGAGCTTTTGGAGTTAGCCATGTCATCAAACGCTGCTGAAACAGTGATTAGAGCCAGAGAATTGATTGATTCAGGCGTTGATCCGATAGTATTAATGTCTCAAATGGCAACTCTTATTGTTGATATCATTGCTGGAACTTACCCTACAGTTGATGCCAGGCACAATGATTCTTACGTTGGTGGGAGACATTGTAAGAGCTTCTATTCTTCCATTTTTTCCACTTTGTATTTTGCATTATGTGTTGATTTACCAAATTTTAATTGCAACTGATGGCTCATTTAGCATCATGAGAAtagaatataaattttaaaaggtGGACAATATACTAACATTATGAGATGAGGGTAAATTTTGGTGCTTCTTCAAGCGAAACAGATAAAGGACAGTAAAAAGTTGAATTTTAGTTAGAGCTCAAACGGTTTGCGAGGTTAATACCAGGAATTTCCTCAGCTTAGAGTGAAAGCATGTTGATTCTCTCAGTACCATGTAAGGAATTGATTACATATGTCTCTATTGGAGCA is a window encoding:
- the LOC140813537 gene encoding protein STICHEL-like, with translation MASVEMRGGSGGRGGIDPSNLHLKKELTQIRKAAKNLRDPGTSSSWRSPLNSASALTKHHYVHHQKNVLLDLIDGKANSSLSEKCLQRSLNVESNDRNSNVNVANDKGNVKEKDKEKLVFLHNWKIQKSESEVSRLIGVDDTENSKNVEIFLNQESVDVDNMSDGRDGGGNDSKSDAYSSDRCASAIFKCKDTRFSPSIRRTIRKKSKRSNYSGASLWNRNEKLQKQMPLTRGTKNVVEGSPSLGIGRYDLASLVNQSDDTEDYSNSEDLRRVSAISPLLAKLKNKGWANSPTKLLRSHMKEDDSISYSTPALSTSSYNKHGVTNPSIIESWDATTGSINDADDEVDDQLDFPGRQGCGIPCYWSRRSTPKSRIGCGSCSPSLSDTLRMKGSSILCGSRIMYHKRHHRSTVGSNKRRPISMIGAQSVVPLLANAGNGRGGSSMGSGSGSGNSDDEISTNFGELDMEALSRLDGRRWSSSCRSQEGLELVSFNGEMHEESSPENVRSLCHRCRPMFFDELVGQNIVVQSLTSAIKRARIAPVYLFQGPRGIGKTSAARIFAMALNCLATDESKPCGVCRECTDSISGKNMYLKEVDGSSKKGINNIKTLLKNLSVVHLSAPSQYKIFIIDECHLLPSKTWLTFLRLLEKLQPRVVFILVTTDIDNLPRTILSRCQKQLFSKISNGDIVTRLRKIATDENLDVELDALDLIASNADGSLRDAETMLDQLSLFGKRISISLVNELIGVVSDEKMLELLELAMSSNAAETVIRARELIDSGVDPIVLMSQMATLIVDIIAGTYPTVDARHNDSYVGGRHLSDREVDRLKRALTLLSEAEKHLRLSSERSTWFTATLLQLGSMPSPDQSHSGSSRRQSSKATEENRISIHKEAAAQKQRTDGQFIPDKLSSPSSFVITAAHRNSTNKENPVSLTSAASFDSNTNQNQSLSGEGLRYLRDDFRNGKSSSRSMDSKTLIDIWLQCVEKCHSQTLRQLLHSYGKLVSISEFKGGFVAHIAFGDSNIKTRAEGFLSSITNSFEIVLRRNVEVKIILVPYSSSEKQMDKNITINLENKSTCSDITGGNSDLDLRHVPLKLSRGSFNVSGGRQIETSENTSASKDRKMDIPGRRIESIISEQRLETAWLRAMEKGTPRSMSRLKPERNQILPQDGMYNPNDMQLMSSLDVVPMKHWEDELNNEIKALKIKDEMQQQKEHIVKGISRCPISPSLLHNSRFARDLNKDNMGYESGSGSGAGGCTALFCWNNTRTHRRGKGQKGTPVNTRQNGRFSWFGVCAKSRRTSDNRYGR